The Microcella flavibacter DNA segment TCGAATCGTTTCGATAGACTGACCGTCCCGCCGATCCGAAGGACCTCGTGAGCTTCCCCACCGCCCCGATCCCCGTGATCCCCGCCGAGCGCCGGCCCGCGCGCGGCACCGGCAGCAGCATCCCGACCGGCGGCAGCGGCAGCCCCGACGATGACTTCGTCGCCCGCGACCGCCACGGCGCCCCGCTCAGCCGGGGCCGCGTCATCGCCGCGCTGCTCGCGCTCTCGCTCGGCGGCTTCGGCATCGGCTCGACCGAGTTCGTCGCCATGGGCCTGCTGCCCGACTTCGCCCGCGACCTGCTGCCCGCGCTGTACGGGGCGAGCTCCGAGCAGGCCAACGCGCAGGCCGGCGCGCTCATCACCGCCTACGCGCTCGGCGTCGTCGTCGGCGCTCCGACGATCGCCGCCTTCGCCGCGCGCATGCCGCGCCGCACGCTGCTCATCGCCCTCGCGATCGCCTTCACCCTCGGCACCATCGCCTCGGCGCTGCTGCCGACTTTCGAGACCGTGCTCATCGCGCGCTTCGTCGCGGCGCTGCCGCACGGCGCCTACTTCGGCGTGGCCGCGCTCGTGGCGGCCGACCTCATGGGGCCGGGCAAGCGCGGGCAGGGCGTCGCGCTCGTGCTCAGCGGGCTCACCATCGCCACGGTCATCGGGGTGCCAGTGCTCACCGCGGTCGGCCAGACCCAGGGCTGGCGCGTCGCCTACCTGCTCGTCGCCGCGCTCTTCGCCGCGACCGCGATCGCCATCCGCCTGCTCGTGCCGTGGCAGCCGGGCAACCCGCGCTCGACCATCCGCTCCGAGCTCGCCGCCTTCGCCTCGCTGCAGGTCTGGATCGCGCTGCTCGTGGGTGCCATCGGCTTCGGCGGCTTCTTCGCGATGTACACCTACATCGCGCCGATGGTCACCGACGAGGCGGGCCTGCCCGA contains these protein-coding regions:
- a CDS encoding MFS transporter — its product is MAALLALSLGGFGIGSTEFVAMGLLPDFARDLLPALYGASSEQANAQAGALITAYALGVVVGAPTIAAFAARMPRRTLLIALAIAFTLGTIASALLPTFETVLIARFVAALPHGAYFGVAALVAADLMGPGKRGQGVALVLSGLTIATVIGVPVLTAVGQTQGWRVAYLLVAALFAATAIAIRLLVPWQPGNPRSTIRSELAAFASLQVWIALLVGAIGFGGFFAMYTYIAPMVTDEAGLPESIVPIILVTTGIAMTIGNLIGGRLADGGTVRAIFLGFGGLIVSVTLLGLTGANPVGLFVGTALVGFMAATLSPIIQTRLMDVAGESQTLAAALNHSALNIGNALGAALGGVVVAAGWGYLAPSWVGLALAIGGVLLAVLSVALERRAARLA